GAGAAGCTGGCCGAGGATCCGGCGGCCGCCGCGCGGATGGTGGACGAGGCGCACGGCGAGGTGAAGATCGCGCTCCAGGAGCTGCGGGACCTGGCCCGCGGGATCCACCCGGCGATCCTCAGCGACCGGGGGCTCGGCCCGGCCCTGTCGGCGCTGTCCGCGCGGTGCACGGTTCCGGTGACGGTGACCGTGGATCTGGACCGGCGGCCCGCCGCGGCGATCGAGGGCATCGCGTACTTCACCGCCTCCGAGCTGCTGCGGAACGTCTCCCAGCACTCCGGGGCCGCCTGCGCGACGCTGGACGTCTGGCACACCGCGGACCGGCTCATGATGCTGGTCGCGGACAATGGCCACGGTGGGGCGCACACCGGGCCGGGCACGGGCCTGGCCGCCCTCACCGAGCGGCTGGCGGCCGTCGACGGCCTGCTGCTGGTGGACTCCCCGGCCTGCGGCCCGACCTGCGTCACCGCAGAGCTCCCGTGGCGCGGGTGACGGCAGAGCTGCCGTAGCACAGCCCCGTATCGCCCGCTCCCCCCTTCATCCGTCCCCGATCCCCCCTCATCCGCCGCGCCGCCGTCCGAATGCTGGAATGCTGGAGGCCGGCAGGGGCGGGACGCGAGGAGACATGGGGGAATCTGAGCCGTGGAGGACAAGGTGCGGGTGGTCATCGCCGAGGACTCGGTGCTGCTCCGCGAGGGCCTGACCCGGCTGCTCACCGACCGGGGGCACGAGGTCGTGGCAGGTGTGGGGGACGCCGAAGCGCTGATCAAGACGATCGGGGAGCTGGCGGACGAGGGGGCGCTGCCGGACGTGGTCGTGGCGGACGTACGGATGCCGCCCACGCACACCGATGAGGGGGTCCGGGCCGCCATCCGGCTGCGCCGGGACCACCCGGGCCTCGGGGTGCTGGTGCTCTCGCAGTACGTCGAGGAGCAGTACGCGACGGAGCTGCTGGCCGGGTCGAGCCGGGGCGTCGGCTATCTGCTCAAGGACCGGGTGGCCGAGGTGCGGGAGTTCGTCGACGCGGTGGTCCGGGTCGCCGGGGGCGGGACCGCCCTGGACCCGGAGGTGGTGGCGCAGCTGCTGGGCCGCAGCCGGAAACAGGACGTCCTGGCCCATCTGACACCCCGGGAACGGGAGGTCCTGGGCTTGATGGCCGAGGGCCGGACGAATTCCGCGGTCGCCCGGCAGCTGGTGGTCAGCGACGGTGCGGTCGAGAAGCACGTCAGCAACATCTTCCTGAAGCTGGGGCTGGCGCCGAGTGACGGGGATCACCGCAGGGTGCTTGCGGTACTCACCTACCTCGATTCCTAAGTGTCTGACAATCTGTCAGTTGGGCGTTCCGAGGCGATTCCGCCACGGTCCGGGACTTTGGTCGTAGAACCAATGGAGGAGTCCGGAGCGTCATGAAGAGGGGGCCACGGGGGTGGTGATTTCATGACAAAACACACCAGATCGGTGTCTCATGTTGACGTCCAACATGCGAGCGCCCCAGGGAAGGCCACCCTTACCCACGTACGATGGTTATGGGACAACCAGTCGGTATGACACGTCCCGAGCCCTGCCTCCGGCGGGGACGCCGCACCCCTCGAGGGAGGTCCGAAGCAGTGACCAGCCAGGTCAGTAGCACAGCCGAGCAGACCGACGCAGCGCTTGTCGGGGAAGAGCGCGCTTCCGGTAACGGCGGCGAAGGCAAAGAAGTCCGACGCCTCGACCGGGTGATCATCCGGTTTGCCGGTGACTCCGGTGACGGTATGCAGCTCACCGGTGACCGGTTCACCTCCGAGACCGCGTCGTTCGGAAACGACCTGTCGACGCTGCCGAATTTCCCCGCCGAGATCCGCGCCCCTGCCGGAACCCTGCCGGGCGTCTCCAGCTTCCAGCTGCACTTCGCCGACCACGACATCCTCACGCCCGGTGACGCGCCGAATGTGCTG
This portion of the Streptomyces sp. 2114.4 genome encodes:
- a CDS encoding response regulator transcription factor, coding for MRVVIAEDSVLLREGLTRLLTDRGHEVVAGVGDAEALIKTIGELADEGALPDVVVADVRMPPTHTDEGVRAAIRLRRDHPGLGVLVLSQYVEEQYATELLAGSSRGVGYLLKDRVAEVREFVDAVVRVAGGGTALDPEVVAQLLGRSRKQDVLAHLTPREREVLGLMAEGRTNSAVARQLVVSDGAVEKHVSNIFLKLGLAPSDGDHRRVLAVLTYLDS